One Glycine max cultivar Williams 82 chromosome 3, Glycine_max_v4.0, whole genome shotgun sequence DNA window includes the following coding sequences:
- the LOC100800225 gene encoding myosin-9 has translation MFPKSTHETFSNKLYQTFKNNKRFIKPKLSRTDFTISHYAGEVQYRSDQFLDKNKDYVVPEHQDLLGASKCPFVAGLFPPLPEETSKSSKFSSIGSRFKLQLQQLMEILSSTEPHYIRCVKPNNLLKPAIFENANIIQQLRCGGVLEAIRISCAGYPTRRAFFEFVNRFSLLAPDVTEAHHDEKIVCQKILEKAGLKGYQIGKTKVFLRAGQMAELDAQRAKKLSNAAKTIQRRIRTHQARKHYLELRNKTIYMQSVCRGRLAFKLYQHKRREAAAVKIQKNIRRYEARNTYIKLQASVLTLQTALRAIASLKEFRFRKQTKASIIIQARWRCHKAASYYKKLKKGSIVTQCRWRGRMGRKELRKMKMAARETGALKDAKDKLEKRVEDITWRLQLEKSLRTNLEESKSQEIAKLKNALQEMQNKVDESNALLIKERENAKKAIEEAPPVVKEIQVIVEDTQKIESLTLEVESLKTSLESEKQKADEKYNEAQACSEERGKKLEDTEKKVRQLQESLARLEEKITNLESENQVLRQQALSMAPNKFLSGRSRSIIRRTDSGHLGVEAKTTLDMHSTSMNHRESSEVEDKPQKSLNEKQLENQDLLIKFIPKQIGFAGNRPIAACIIYKCLLHWRSFEVDRTSVFDRIIQTIGHSIETQDNNDVLAYWLSNTSTLVLLLQRTLKASGAAGMAPQRRRSSSGTVFGRMTHSFRGTPAGVNLSLINGSMSGGIDASRQVEAKYPALLFKQQLTAYVEKIYGMIRDNLKKEISPLLGLCIQAPRTSRASFVKGSSRSAATTEAQKALIGHWQEIVKSLGNFLNTLKANHVPPFLVRKVFTQIFSFINVQLFNSLLLRRECCSFSNGEYVKSGLAELENWCNNATDEYAGSAWDELKHIRQAIGFLVIHQKPRKTLNEITHELCPVLSIQQLYRISTMYWDDKYGTHSVSPDVISNMRVLMTEDSNNAVSNSFLLDDDSSIPFSVDDISKSKEPIDISDIEPPPVIRDNTGFSFLLPHPD, from the exons ATGTTTCCAAAGTCTACACACGAAACATTTTCAAACAAGCTTTATCAAACATTTAAGAATAATAAGCGCTTTATTAAGCCAAAATTGTCTCGAACAGATTTCACTATTTCTCATTATGCTGGCGAG GTGCAGTACCGGTCTGACCAATTTTTAGACAAAAACAAGGATTATGTGGTTCCTGAACATCAAGATTTATTGGGTGCTTCCAAATGTCCTTTTGTAGCTGGCCTTTTTCCTCCACTTCCAGAAGAGACATCGAAGTCTTCCAAGTTTTCTTCAATTGGTTCTAGATTTAAG CTGCAACTACAGCAATTAATGGAAATACTAAGCTCTACAGAGCCTCATTACATTAGATGTGTGAAACCAAACAACCTCCTCAAGCCAGCAATTTTTGAGAATGCCAATATTATACAACAACTTCGCTGTGGT GGTGTTTTGGAAGCAATCAGAATCAGTTGTGCTGGCTACCCTACTCGCCGTGCTTTCTTTGAATTTGTAAACCGATTTTCCCTTCTTGCTCCAGATGTCACAGAAGCACA CCATGATGAGAAGATTGTTTGCCAAAAGATACTGGAAAAAGCGGGGCTTAAAGGATATCAG ATTGGAAAAACAAAGGTATTCCTAAGAGCAGGTCAGATGGCTGAACTAGATGCACAGAGAGCTAAAAAACTCAGTAATGCAGCAAAAACTATCCAACGGCGTATACGAACCCATCAAGCTCGCAAACATTATCTTGAACTACGAAACAAGACTATATATATGCAGTCTGTGTGCAGAG GAAGACTTGCATTCAAACTTTATCAACACAAGAGAAGGGAGGCGGCTGCTGTGAAAATTCAGAAGAACATACGCAGATATGAAGCTAGGAATACCTATATTAAACTCCAAGCATCAGTACTTACTTTGCAAACAGCTTTAAGGGCAATTGCTTCCCTCAAAGAGTTCAGATTTAGGAAACAGACTAAAGCTTCCATCATTATTCAG GCTCGGTGGCGGTGCCACAAAGCTGCTTCATATTATAAGAAGCTCAAGAAAGGTTCAATTGTCACACAATGCCGATGGAGGGGGCGCATGGGCAGAAAAGAACTTAGGAAAATGAAAATG GCTGCAAGAGAAACTGGCGCGCTTAAAGACGCAAAGGACAAGCTTGAAAAAAGAGTGGAGGATATCACTTGGCGTCTTCAACTAGAGAAAAGTTTAAGG ACCAACCTAGAAGAATCCAAATCACAAGAGATAGCAAAACTGAAGAATGCACTGCAGGAGATGCAGAACAAAGTTGATGAATCCAATGCATTGCTTATaaaggagagagagaatgcaaagAAGGCCATTGAAGAAGCACCTCCTGTTGTTAAAGAAATTCAGGTTATTGTTGAAGACACTCAGAAGATTGAATCACTAACATTGGAAGTTGAGAGTCTAAAG ACATCCCTTGAGTCGGAGAAACAGAAAGCTGACGAGAAATATAATGAAGCCCAAGCTTGTAGTGAAGAAAGGGGGAAAAAATTAGAAGACACAGAGAAGAAGGTTCGTCAACTCCAAGAATCCTTAGCCAg GCTAGAAGAGAAAATTACTAACTTAGAATCAGAGAATCAAGTTCTGCGTCAACAAGCCCTGTCCATGGCACCTAATAAGTTCCTCTCAGGACGCTCTAGATCAATCATTCGG AGAACGGACAGTGGACATCTTGGAGTTGAAGCAAAGACAACTTtg GATATGCATAGCACATCAATGAACCACAGGGAATCTTCGGAAGTGGAGGATAAACCACAGAAGTCACTAAATGAGAAACAACTAGAGAACCAAGACTTACTCATTAAATTCATTCCTAAACAGATAGGTTTTGCTGGGAATAGACCAATTGCTGCTTGTATCATATACAAATGCCTCTTGCATTGGAGATCATTTGAAGTTGACCGTACTAGCGTTTTTGATCGTATAATTCAAACTATTGGGCATTCAATTGAG ACCCAGGATAACAATGATGTTTTGGCTTATTGGTTATCCAACACCTCTACACTTGTCTTGTTACTCCAGCGCACACTTAAGGCAAGTGGTGCTGCTGGAATGGCTCCTCAACGACGTCGTTCTTCGTCAGGGACAGTGTTTGGGAGGATGACTCAT AGTTTCCGTGGAACTCCAGCAGGAGTCAATCTTTCCCTAATCAATGGTAGCATGAGCGGAGGCATAGATGCGTCGAGACAAGTTGAAGCCAAGTACCCTGCTCTTCTTTTCAAACAGCAGCTCACAGCTTATGTGGAAAAGATATACGGAATGATTCGAGATAACTTGAAGAAAGAAATTTCTCCCTTGCTTGGGTTATGCATCCAG GCGCCTAGAACATCCAGAGCGAGCTTTGTTAAGGGATCATCACGTTCAGCTGCAACCACTGAAGCCCAGAAAGCTTTGATTGGTCACTGGCAGGAGATAGTTAAGAGCCTTGGGAACTTTTTAAATACTTTGAAAGCAAATCAT GTTCCCCCATTTTTGGTTCGTAAGGTGTTCACTCAAATTTTTTCCTTCATCAATGTCCAACTTTTCAATAG tctTCTTCTAAGACGGGAGTGCTGCTCATTTAGCAATGGAGAATATGTGAAATCTGGTTTGGCTGAATTGGAGAATTGGTGTAATAATGCCACTGATGAG TACGCCGGTTCAGCTTGGGATGAGCTCAAACATATAAGACAGGCTATTGGATTTTTG GTCATACATCAGAAACCAAGGAAAACGCTGAATGAAATAACTCATGAACTGTGTCCA GTCCTGAGTATACAGCAGCTATATCGGATAAGCACCATGTACTGGGATGACAAGTATGGCACACATAGCGTATCCCCTGAT GTCATATCCAATATGAGAGTGTTGATGACTGAAGATTCAAATAATGCAGTTAGTAATTCTTTCCTGTTGGATGATGATTCAAG CATTCCGTTTTCAGTTGATGACATATCGAAGTCGAAGGAACCCATAGATATCTCTGATATAGAGCCCCCACCAGTAATACGTGATAACACTGGCTTTAGTTTCTTGCTGCCACACCCAGACTGA